From a region of the Phragmites australis chromosome 21, lpPhrAust1.1, whole genome shotgun sequence genome:
- the LOC133903571 gene encoding uncharacterized protein LOC133903571 has translation MAAAHSHPDPQSFFLTPPPRHLAELRIDPAPSAVAFSAPCGAAAGAGRKRRCLLPASSVRKRMLLELSPFDLAPAPAPSTPPPPPSRTPSPSPPPSPMASRAGTSPASAASEFSFEAGCRFVPTASAHAGAGNIFAFFENAPRTQGGSDASSAMSFLTSQGKPATPVDATATGAFAFLTAPERPKTPTGPTARGGFAFSASSPERPLMPTGSNTSGCLSFLASPKQQVTPTGSTASSGFFASLTYEPSLTPTGSGAAASLPSPKPPRAGSTDSGGFAFFPSPGPACAHIGSPASAAAKETVPPAGIVTPSFVFSASQSPPPLRKSGGGTKKRPRPHLRLDATPRRRSLQQWEEKQQLTPPPQKVAKTNASTTGDASRSSIMSGSTTGKPCCAFFTSPSKAAKQEAENAHSEASRSPAGSRCTSPARPSSAAKASKPEREVEVSSAACSGAEVVVRVTCKCGVHKEFSFDHRL, from the exons ATGGCGGCGGCCCACTCCCACCCAGACCCGCAGTCCTTCTTCttgacgccgccgccgcggcaccTCGCCGAGCTCCGCATCGACCCCGCACCCTCCGCGGTCGCCTTttccgcgccctgcggcgccgccGCGGGTGCGGGGCGCAagcgccgctgcctcctccctgCTTCCTCCGTCCGCAAGAGGATGCTGCTCGAGCTGTCCCCCTTCGACCTcgcgcccgcgccggcgccgtccACCCCGCCACCTCCGCCGTCGCGGACGCCCTCTCCCTCGCCGCCTCCCTCGCCGATGGCGTCGCGCGCGGGGACCAGCCCGGCCTCGGCAGCCAGCGAGTTCTCGTTCGAGGCGGGGTGCCGGTTCGTGCCGACCGCCTCGGCGCACGCTGGAGCCGGGAACATCTTCGCGTTCTTCGAGAACGCGCCGAGGACGCAAGGGGGATCCGATGCCAGCAGCGCTATGTCTTTCTTGACTTCGCAGGGGAAGCCGGCGACACCCGTGGACGCCACCGCGACCGGCGCATTCGCGTTCTTGACCGCGCCGGAGCGGCCCAAGACGCCCACGGGCCCCACTGCCAGGGGAGGGTTCGCTTTCTCGGCTTCTTCGCCGGAGCGGCCGCTGATGCCCACGGGCTCCAATACCAGCGGCTGCCTCTCATTCTTGGCTTCGCCGAAGCAGCAGGTCACGCCAACGGGCTCCACCGCCAGCAGTGGATTTTTCGCTTCACTGACCTATGAGCCGTCCTTGACGCCCACTGGCAGCGGCGCCGCCGCGTCCCTGCCCTCCCCGAAGCCGCCGCGCGCGGGCTCCACCGACAGCGGCGGCTTCGCTTTCTTCCCTTCGCCGGGGCCGGCTTGCGCTCACATTGGGTCTCCAGCTTCCGCGGCGGCCAAGGAGACGGTGCCCCCCGCGGGCATTGTCACGCCGTCGTTCGTCTTCTCGGCCTCGCAGTCGCCGCCTCCGCTGCGCAAGTCCGGCGGCGGAACCAAGAAGAGGCCGCGGCCCCACCTCCGCCTCGACGCGACCCCGCGCCGCAGGAGCCTGCAGCAGTGGGAGGAGAAGCAGCAGTTAACCCCGCCGCCGCAGAAGGTAGCCAAGACGAACGCCTCGACCACCGGCgacgcctcccgctcctccatCATGTCCGGGTCGACGACTGGGAAACCGTGCTGCGCGTTCTTCACTTCGCCGTCCAAGGCGGCCAAGCAG GAAGCCGAGAACGCTCACAGTGAGGCATCTCGCTCGCCGGCTGGATCACGCTGCACGTCGCCGGCGAGGCCTTCCTCAGCGGCGAAGGCGAGCAAACCG GAGCGAGAGGTGGAAGTGTCCAGCGCAGCCTGCTCCGGTGCCGAGGTGGTGGTGCGCGTGACCTGCAAGTGCGGTGTCCACAAGGAGTTCTCCTTCGACCACCGCCTCTGA